The window GAAAGCTGGGATGGGATTTTGCTAGCTGGCTCCGATAGAAACAAAGAAAAAAATTGGTGATCTAAGCCTAGACAAGTCTATAGCTTTAAAAATGTTATATCTAGGTCAATCAAAGAGCAAAGCGTATAAGTTTAACGAAATAAATTTTTTAACAAGAACAGAAGTAAAAAAGCTAAAGAGAGTTGTTAGAGGCGAAAACTTCAATAAGCTATCTATATCAATCAACTTTACAGATTTTCCTTTTACATATTCAATGGCTGTTGTTGTAAAAAATGCCGTCTATTATGAATTATTAGATTAAGCAAATCTGCCCGTTAGCCGTCCGTGCATCCCCTGCAATGCACCACAAAGCATGAAAGTTAACCCGTTCTTTCATGGTAGTTGAGCGAATCGGTTTGGCAGTGTTATCAGTTGTTGTCCTTCTGGTTAACAGCCGTCATGCAGTCCGCTCCGCGCTGTTGCTGTCGGGAATGGGATAATGTTCATATCAATATCGGGAATGGGATAATACAAAAAAGCCGCGATTTACGCGGCGATTAATAAGATAATATTCGTCCCAGTGTTCAAAAAAATGTTATTCATTCTTCATCATCTACTATCAATATAACTTTCCCTAGGCTATGCCCCGTCGCAATCTTAGCAATCGCGGCATTCACTTCGTTAAAGGAGTACTCGGAATCAATCACTGGATTAATGTTGGTTTTTTCAAAATACTGTGTGATTGCAGCTAGTTGTTGTCCATTCGGCTGCACGTATATGAAGTCATAACTTTTCCTTTGCCATTTAGCGATACCATCAAAAGGTGCTCCCAGTAGACTGAATAGAATTTTTTTCGTCGTTGCTAGTTCTGGGATTTGATTAGCATAGCGAGCGTTGGGGCCTGCGTTTAACGACACTAATTTTCCACCAGGCTTCAGTATCTTCATTTGTTTATGAATTTCGCTGGCTCCTCGGGTATCAATAACGTAATCATAATCTGTCAGCATGTAAACATAGTCTTGTGTTGTATAGTCGACAAACTCATCTGCCCCGAGTCTTTGAGCCAAGGCACGTGCGGACCCGCTACCACTAATGGTGACGAACAGCCCTTGTTACTTTGCATAAGGAACGGCAATCTGACCAAAGCCTCCCG is drawn from Paenibacillus sp. V4I7 and contains these coding sequences:
- a CDS encoding zinc-binding dehydrogenase produces the protein MFVTISGSGSARALAQRLGADEFVDYTTQDYVYMLTDYDYVIDTRGASEIHKQMKILKPGGKLVSLNAGPNARYANQIPELATTKKILFSLLGAPFDGIAKWQRKSYDFIYVQPNGQQLAAITQYFEKTNINPVIDSEYSFNEVNAAIAKIATGHSLGKVILIVDDEE